In Drosophila nasuta strain 15112-1781.00 chromosome 2R, ASM2355853v1, whole genome shotgun sequence, a single genomic region encodes these proteins:
- the LOC132787646 gene encoding putative inorganic phosphate cotransporter — translation MEKEREETKSMNNTDVDVDADMDVKPEQVPRLGLRHLQALLLFLGLVVTTILQFNVGVAVVAMTNATSSYPEIPHYNWTEAEKSYILSSFYWGSALTQFPGGYLCKRFGAKLVLFWGVIGSALLTLWTPQSIYVASWRAYCGIRFVQGLCQGVTWPCIHQHLANWAPAVERTRLGAFAYTGFDWGNVMAMYGAGMLASSGWGWPGISYVSGGMALTWCLLWLIFGANRANEAPCIGEAEKLYIIGDNQRCARRERRLAIPWRGIFTSPPFYALLCARCADTWGLATMQTELPSYLSGVLGLEMQKNALFSALPFLLMWGMCYVYLLIADLLLRRRCLSLTALRKTYNSIALWTPAAIMLALGFVDKTQKPLALALVTLSVGVSSAATIGSELNTIDLSPVHASILSGILCTFTNLVAMLTPLVVGVLVTDQTERSEWQVVFTIVATVLFGGNVIYLIWGTAETQPWNDSESRRESLDFEDAKLEIDGHANANTNANKILN, via the exons aTGGAGAAAGAAAGGGAGGAGACGAAGTCTATGAACAACAcggatgtcgatgtcgatgccgatATGGATGTGAAGCCAGAGCAAG TGCCACGCCTTGGCCTGCGTCACCTGCAGGCGTTGCTGCTTTTTCTGGGCCTGGTCGTGACCACGATACTGCAATTcaatgtgggcgtggctgtggTTGCCATGACAAATGCCACATCCTCTTATCCTGAGATACCC CACTACAACTGGACGGAAGCAGAGAAATCGTACATCCTCTCGAGCTTCTACTGGGGCTCTGCACTGACGCAATTTCCCGGCGGTTACCTCTGCAAGCGTTTCGGGGCCAAGCTCGTGCTCTTCTGGGGCGTCATCGGCTCGGCGCTGCTGACCTTGTGGACACCCCAAAGCATTTACGTGGCCAGCTGGCGAGCATATTGCGGCATCCGCTTTGTGCAGGGTCTGTGCCAAGGCGTCACATGGCCCTGCATCCATCAGCATCTGGCCAATTGGGCACCGGCCGTGGAGCGAACACGTCTTGGGGCCTTTGCCTACACCGGCTTCGATTGGGGCAATGTGATGGCCATGTACGGAGCGGGGATGTTGGCCAGCTCCGGCTGGGGTTGGCCAGGGATCAGTTATGTATCCGGTGGCATGGCGTTGACCTGGTGTCTGCTCTGGCTGATCTTTGGCGCCAATCGAGCGAACGAGGCGCCATGCATAGGCGAGGCAGAGAAGCTCTACATCATCGGGGACAATCAACGATGTGCGCGTCGAGAACGTCGCCTGGCGATTCCATGGCGAGGCATCTTCACATCGCCGCCCTTCTATGCCCTGCTCTGTGCCCGCTGTGCGGACACTTGGGGCTTGGCCACCATGCAGACGGAGTTGCCGTCTTATTTGAGCGGCGTTCTGGGACTGGAGATGCAAAAGAATGCTCTGTTCTCGGCGCTGCCTTTTCTGCTGATGTGGGGCATGTGTTATGTGTATCTGTTGATTGCGGACTTATTGCTGCGACGTCGTTGCCTCAGCTTGACAGCGCTCCGCAAGACGTACAACAGCATTGCACTCTGGACACCGGCTGCCATCATGTTGGCCTTGGGCTTTGTGGACAAGACACAAAAGCCTCTGGCTTTGGCCCTGGTCACTCTCAGTGTGGGCGTCAGCAGTGCAGCGACAATTGGCAGCGAACTGAACACAATTGATTTGTCGCCAGTGCATGCGAGCATTCTTTCGGGGATTCTGTGCACCTTCACCAATCTGGTGGCAATGCTGACGCCGCTGGTGGTCGGCGTTTTGGTCACAGATCAAACGGAGCGCAGCGAGTGGCAAGTTGTGTTCACCATTGTGGCCACTGTGCTCTTTGGTGGCAACGTGATCTATCTCATTTGGGGCACGGCGGAGACGCAGCCATGGAATGACAGCGAATCGAGGCGGGAATCGTTGGACTTTGAGGATGCCAAACTTGAGATTGATGGCCATGCGAATGccaatacaaatgcaaataaaatacttaattaa